One genomic segment of Anguilla anguilla isolate fAngAng1 chromosome 2, fAngAng1.pri, whole genome shotgun sequence includes these proteins:
- the LOC118219855 gene encoding sarcalumenin-like isoform X2 produces MKGIATICFCLLSLLALTAAEPAADRLSRSAAEDEPLVHLHLQQPEEEHLFTCSCDRGEDRSQSSNDTPAPAPERGVCQPCPAATGGATEQDAPSAEESAEESAEESAEETAEELPLEEEEEEEEEKVVEDHEEEEEEEEEEGKSSSVEEAVAESEEEEDSAETETDAVEEVIESEEEEEEEEEAEEEEEEEEEADAEDASQLESTESEEEEEEEEEEEEEQEQEEEAVELVVSEETSAEEEQEHSVEETAEEEEVEEVEEEEVVVEEAVEAPETEEEAVEVPVEDEASEEATEAIEEAEPEAEAAPEPTAEVPEEAEEIVVPTEMADEQEAVVEDVPEEEELVELVKVEEEGEEEEEVKEEEVVSFMRDRSHIEEKLQLDMAEPSATYTSAMLKLRKIYQTAIKPMEQAYKYNELRQHEVSEAEIASKPLVLFLGPWSVGKSTMINYLLGMHNTPHELYTGAEPTTGEFTVIMHGQKYRTLEGIVMAADSSRNFSPLEKFGQGFLEKLVGIEIPNKLLERVNIVDTPGIIENRKQQERGYPFGDVCQWFIDRADMIFLVFDPTKLDVGLELETLFRQLKGRESQIRIILNKADNLATQELMRVYGALFWNMAPLINVTEPPRIYVSSFWPYEYAPDTIRDLFIKEEVSLLEDLNQVIENRLENKIAFIRQHGIRVRIHALLVDRYIQTFRDKMGFFSDPELVFKEIVDDPDRFYIFKSILAKTNISKFDLPSQDAYRDFFGINPVSGFKQLSSQCGWLGGCLLDKIEAAITVELPALLSSVSPANAAGLACEPTTCGEKPVNRYRRQ; encoded by the exons ATGAAGGGCATAGCCACAATCTgcttctgtctcctctctctgctggctCTGACCGCGGCAG AGCCGGCGGCCGATAGGCTGAGCCGGTCGGCCGCGGAGGACGAGCCGCTggtgcacctgcacctgcagcaGCCCGAGGAGGagcacctgttcacctgcagcTGCGACCGTGGGGAGGACCGCAGCCAGAGTTCCAATGACacacccgcccccgccccggagAGAGGCGTCTGCCAACCCTGTCCTGCGGCCACAGGGGGCGCCACCGAGCAGGACGCCCCGAGCGCCGAGGAGTCAGCCGAAGAGTCAGCCGAAGAGTCTGCCGAAGAGACTGCCGAAGAGCTCCCCctagaggaggaagaggaggaggaggaggagaaggtggtTGAAGAccatgaggaagaggaa gaggaggaggaggaggagggcaagAGTTCCTCTGTAGAGGAGGCCGTGGCTGAgtccgaggaagaggaggacagtGCTGAGACGGAGACCGACGCAGTGGAGGAGGTGATTGAgtcggaggaagaggaggaggaggaggaggaagcagaggaggaggaggaggaagaggaggaggcagatGCTGAAGATGCTTCTCAGTTAGAGTCCACCGAgagtgaagaggaggaggaggaggaggaggaggaggaagaggagcaggagcaggaggaagaggcagTGGAGCTGGTGGTGAGTGAGGAGACCTCTGCTGAAGAGGAGCAGGAACATTCAGTGGAAGAAAcagcagaagaggaggaggtggaggaggtggaggaagaggaggtggtggtggaagAAGCTGTAGAGGCTCCAGAAACTGAAGAGGAGGCTGTTGAAGTACCGGTGGAGGACGAGGCTTCAGAGGAAGCCACGGAGGCCATAGAGGAGGCAGAGCCTGAAGCTGAGGCGGCTCCTGAGCCAACGGCCGAGGTCCCGGAGGAAGCAGAGGAAATCGTCGTTCCCACGGAGATGGCAGATGAGCAGGAAGCTGTCGTCGAAGACGTCCCGGAGGAAGAAGAGCTCGTGGAACTTGTCAAAG TggaagaagagggggaggaggaagaggaggtgaaggaagaggaggtggtGTCATTCATGAGAGACAGGTCCCACATCGAGGAGAAGCTGCAGCTGGACATGGCCGAGCCTTCTGCAACCTATACCT CCGCTATGCTGAAGCTGCGTAAGATCTACCAGACCGCCATCAAGCCTATGGAGCAGGCGTACAAGTACAATGAGCTCCGACAACACGAGGTGTCAG AGGCTGAGATCGCCTCCAAACCCCTGGTCCTGTTTCTGGGCCCATGGAGCGTTGGCAAGTCCACCATGATCAACTACCTGCTGGGCATGCATAACACACCTCACGAGCTCTACACAG GTGCTGAGCCCACCACTGGTGAGTTTACTGTGATCATGCACGGTCAGAAGTACCGGACCCTAGAGGGCATCGTTATGGCAGCCGACAGCTCCCGCAACTTCTCTCCTCTGGAGAAGTTCGGCCAGGGATTCCTTGAGAAGCTGGTGGGCATCGAGATTCCCAACAAGCTCCTGGAGAGGGTCAACATCGTAGACACGCCCGGCATCATTGAGAACCGCAAGCAGCAGGAGAGAG gTTACCCGTTCGGTGACGTGTGCCAGTGGTTTATTGACCGCGCAGACATGATCTTCCTGGTGTTCGACCCCACCAAGCTGGATGTGGGCCTGGAGTTGGAGACGCTGTTCAGGCAGCTGAAGGGCCGTGAGTCCCAGATCCGCATCATCCTCAACAAGGCCGACAACCTGGCCACCCAGGAGCTCATGCGCGTCTACGGCGCCCTCTTCTGGAACATGGCGCCACTCATCAATGTGACGGAGCCGCCGCGCATCTACGTCAGCTCCTTCTGGCCCTACGAGTACGCCCCCGACACCATCCGCGACCTCTTCATCAAAGAGGAGGTCTCCCTGCTGGAGGACCTCAACCAGGTGATCGAGAACCGGCTGGAGAACAAGATCGCCTTCATCCGCCAGCACGGGATCCGCGTGCGCATCCACGCCCTGCTGGTCGACCGCTACATCCAGACCTTCCGCGACAAGATGGGCTTCTTCAGCGACCCCGAGCTGGTCTTCAAGGAGATCGTGGATGACCCTGACCGCTTCTACATCTTCAAGTCCATTCTGGCCAAGACCAACATCAGCAAGTTCGACCTGCCCAGCCAGGACGCCTACCGCGACTTCTTCGGCATCAACCCGGTGAGCGGCTTCAAGCAGCTGTCCTCCCAGTGCGGCTGGCTGGGCGGCTGCCTGCTGGACAAGATCGAGGCGGCCATCACCGTGGAGCTGCCTGCCCTGCTCAGCAGCGTCTCTCCCGCCAATGCCGCCGGACTCGCCTGCGAGCCCACCACCTGTGGGGAGAAGCCCGTCAACCGGTACCGCCGGCAATGA
- the LOC118219855 gene encoding sarcalumenin-like isoform X1, which translates to MKGIATICFCLLSLLALTAAEPAADRLSRSAAEDEPLVHLHLQQPEEEHLFTCSCDRGEDRSQSSNDTPAPAPERGVCQPCPAATGGATEQDAPSAEESAEESAEESAEETAEELPLEEEEEEEEEKVVEDHEEEEEEEEEEEEEEEEEEEEGKSSSVEEAVAESEEEEDSAETETDAVEEVIESEEEEEEEEEAEEEEEEEEEADAEDASQLESTESEEEEEEEEEEEEEQEQEEEAVELVVSEETSAEEEQEHSVEETAEEEEVEEVEEEEVVVEEAVEAPETEEEAVEVPVEDEASEEATEAIEEAEPEAEAAPEPTAEVPEEAEEIVVPTEMADEQEAVVEDVPEEEELVELVKVEEEGEEEEEVKEEEVVSFMRDRSHIEEKLQLDMAEPSATYTSAMLKLRKIYQTAIKPMEQAYKYNELRQHEVSEAEIASKPLVLFLGPWSVGKSTMINYLLGMHNTPHELYTGAEPTTGEFTVIMHGQKYRTLEGIVMAADSSRNFSPLEKFGQGFLEKLVGIEIPNKLLERVNIVDTPGIIENRKQQERGYPFGDVCQWFIDRADMIFLVFDPTKLDVGLELETLFRQLKGRESQIRIILNKADNLATQELMRVYGALFWNMAPLINVTEPPRIYVSSFWPYEYAPDTIRDLFIKEEVSLLEDLNQVIENRLENKIAFIRQHGIRVRIHALLVDRYIQTFRDKMGFFSDPELVFKEIVDDPDRFYIFKSILAKTNISKFDLPSQDAYRDFFGINPVSGFKQLSSQCGWLGGCLLDKIEAAITVELPALLSSVSPANAAGLACEPTTCGEKPVNRYRRQ; encoded by the exons ATGAAGGGCATAGCCACAATCTgcttctgtctcctctctctgctggctCTGACCGCGGCAG AGCCGGCGGCCGATAGGCTGAGCCGGTCGGCCGCGGAGGACGAGCCGCTggtgcacctgcacctgcagcaGCCCGAGGAGGagcacctgttcacctgcagcTGCGACCGTGGGGAGGACCGCAGCCAGAGTTCCAATGACacacccgcccccgccccggagAGAGGCGTCTGCCAACCCTGTCCTGCGGCCACAGGGGGCGCCACCGAGCAGGACGCCCCGAGCGCCGAGGAGTCAGCCGAAGAGTCAGCCGAAGAGTCTGCCGAAGAGACTGCCGAAGAGCTCCCCctagaggaggaagaggaggaggaggaggagaaggtggtTGAAGAccatgaggaagaggaagaggaggaggaggaggaggaggaggaggaggaggaggaggaggaggagggcaagAGTTCCTCTGTAGAGGAGGCCGTGGCTGAgtccgaggaagaggaggacagtGCTGAGACGGAGACCGACGCAGTGGAGGAGGTGATTGAgtcggaggaagaggaggaggaggaggaggaagcagaggaggaggaggaggaagaggaggaggcagatGCTGAAGATGCTTCTCAGTTAGAGTCCACCGAgagtgaagaggaggaggaggaggaggaggaggaggaagaggagcaggagcaggaggaagaggcagTGGAGCTGGTGGTGAGTGAGGAGACCTCTGCTGAAGAGGAGCAGGAACATTCAGTGGAAGAAAcagcagaagaggaggaggtggaggaggtggaggaagaggaggtggtggtggaagAAGCTGTAGAGGCTCCAGAAACTGAAGAGGAGGCTGTTGAAGTACCGGTGGAGGACGAGGCTTCAGAGGAAGCCACGGAGGCCATAGAGGAGGCAGAGCCTGAAGCTGAGGCGGCTCCTGAGCCAACGGCCGAGGTCCCGGAGGAAGCAGAGGAAATCGTCGTTCCCACGGAGATGGCAGATGAGCAGGAAGCTGTCGTCGAAGACGTCCCGGAGGAAGAAGAGCTCGTGGAACTTGTCAAAG TggaagaagagggggaggaggaagaggaggtgaaggaagaggaggtggtGTCATTCATGAGAGACAGGTCCCACATCGAGGAGAAGCTGCAGCTGGACATGGCCGAGCCTTCTGCAACCTATACCT CCGCTATGCTGAAGCTGCGTAAGATCTACCAGACCGCCATCAAGCCTATGGAGCAGGCGTACAAGTACAATGAGCTCCGACAACACGAGGTGTCAG AGGCTGAGATCGCCTCCAAACCCCTGGTCCTGTTTCTGGGCCCATGGAGCGTTGGCAAGTCCACCATGATCAACTACCTGCTGGGCATGCATAACACACCTCACGAGCTCTACACAG GTGCTGAGCCCACCACTGGTGAGTTTACTGTGATCATGCACGGTCAGAAGTACCGGACCCTAGAGGGCATCGTTATGGCAGCCGACAGCTCCCGCAACTTCTCTCCTCTGGAGAAGTTCGGCCAGGGATTCCTTGAGAAGCTGGTGGGCATCGAGATTCCCAACAAGCTCCTGGAGAGGGTCAACATCGTAGACACGCCCGGCATCATTGAGAACCGCAAGCAGCAGGAGAGAG gTTACCCGTTCGGTGACGTGTGCCAGTGGTTTATTGACCGCGCAGACATGATCTTCCTGGTGTTCGACCCCACCAAGCTGGATGTGGGCCTGGAGTTGGAGACGCTGTTCAGGCAGCTGAAGGGCCGTGAGTCCCAGATCCGCATCATCCTCAACAAGGCCGACAACCTGGCCACCCAGGAGCTCATGCGCGTCTACGGCGCCCTCTTCTGGAACATGGCGCCACTCATCAATGTGACGGAGCCGCCGCGCATCTACGTCAGCTCCTTCTGGCCCTACGAGTACGCCCCCGACACCATCCGCGACCTCTTCATCAAAGAGGAGGTCTCCCTGCTGGAGGACCTCAACCAGGTGATCGAGAACCGGCTGGAGAACAAGATCGCCTTCATCCGCCAGCACGGGATCCGCGTGCGCATCCACGCCCTGCTGGTCGACCGCTACATCCAGACCTTCCGCGACAAGATGGGCTTCTTCAGCGACCCCGAGCTGGTCTTCAAGGAGATCGTGGATGACCCTGACCGCTTCTACATCTTCAAGTCCATTCTGGCCAAGACCAACATCAGCAAGTTCGACCTGCCCAGCCAGGACGCCTACCGCGACTTCTTCGGCATCAACCCGGTGAGCGGCTTCAAGCAGCTGTCCTCCCAGTGCGGCTGGCTGGGCGGCTGCCTGCTGGACAAGATCGAGGCGGCCATCACCGTGGAGCTGCCTGCCCTGCTCAGCAGCGTCTCTCCCGCCAATGCCGCCGGACTCGCCTGCGAGCCCACCACCTGTGGGGAGAAGCCCGTCAACCGGTACCGCCGGCAATGA